The Periplaneta americana isolate PAMFEO1 chromosome 2, P.americana_PAMFEO1_priV1, whole genome shotgun sequence genome has a window encoding:
- the LOC138695313 gene encoding uncharacterized protein yields the protein MADKLEVVSDPGEENCVISGKRKRNEMNYRRNVIKKNKLKGVEYVNWIGKTVAARTTGEQCGCKKKCFENLSKEDFNHAITTMNSFDTKDEQDLHLQRLIELQKIKSRRPRSENGILRKGSYKYYFIKSDSSKTEVCKKAFVSLYGIGKKQVERLCNLLYEGKSPKDRRGSNEKANTIPGEILHLIQEHIESFPTKETHYCGKGEKYLDARLSVKLMYDLFVAKHPDSGVKYKFYLQYFHENFSLRFGRPQVDVCSKCEELGVKIKSSNLCDSVKRVAVVEMMVHKQRSKKFYNKIKEVEEICKERNDVLGICFDYMQNLPLPNIPVQEMFYYRQLWVINFNIHNLKDHTAHFYSYHEGIGHKSPNEVCSLLLNYIENYVPSSVKELYLFSDNCGGQNKNHTVIRLLLALTQMGRFNKIIHYFPQRGHSFLPCDRDFGVVKRKLRKTDRVYVPEQYNTLIHQANTNNRFSVESITTDDILNFKCWWPEYYKKTTCSIDTLGKKEKDKKMFSPTQFSEFVYSKDDPGCVTASVFIGSEMSKHRFCMKKKTGTGRIVMPTQKAYNGKIPINTKKLGDVSKVRQYIPLEHSSFYEEILNWPSCDKESTEDVASNIQQYTL from the exons atggcAGATAAGCTGGAAGTAGTgagtgacccaggggaagaaaactgtgttattagtggtaaacgtaaacgcaatgaaatgaactaccgcagaaatgtaattaagaaaaataaactgaagggagTGGAATATGTCAATTGGATTGGGAAGACTGTAGCAGctcgtacgacaggagaacagtGTGG ATGCAAGAAAAAATGTTTTGAGAATCTTAGCAAGGAAGATTTTAATCATGCGATTACAACAATGAACTCCTTCGATACCAAAGATGAACAAGATCTTCATTTACAAAGATTGATAgaacttcaaaaaataaaatcaaggCGTCCTAGGTCTGAGAATGGAATTCTAAGGAAAGGTTCATACAAATACTATTTTATTAAGAGTGATAGTAGTAAGACGGAAGTGTGTAAGAAAGCCTTTGTTAGTTTGTATGGCATTGGAAAGAAGCAGGTGGAGCGACTGTGTAATTTGCTTTATGAAGGGAAGTCTCCAAAAGACAGAAGGGGTTCAAACGAAAAAGCAAACACCATACCAGGAGAAATATTACATCTAATTCAGGAACACATTGAGTCATTTCCAACTAAAGAAACACATTATTGTGGCAAAGGGGAGAAATATTTGGATGCTCGTCTCAGTGTCAAACTAATGTATGACCTGTTTGTTGCCAAACACCCTGACAGTGGGGTAAAGTATAAATTTTACCttcaatattttcatgaaaactttTCATTGCGCTTTGGGCGACCACAAGTAGACGTATGCAGTAAGTGTGAGGAGCTTGGAGTTAAGATAAAATCCTCAAACTTATGTGATTCTGTCAAGAGAGTAGCTGTTGTGGAAATGATGGTCCATAAACAACGTAGTAAGAAattctacaataaaatcaaagaagTGGAGgaaatatgtaaagaaagaaatgatgttCTTGGAATCTGCTTTGACTATATGCAGAACCTTCCTTTGCCCAACATTCCGGTACAAGAAATGTTCTATTACAGGCAACTTTGGGTGATCAATTTCAATATTCACAACTTgaaagaccatacggcgcacttctattcctatcatgaaggtataggccacaaatctccaaatgaagtgtgttctcttcttctgaactacattgaaaattatgtcccttcttcagtcaaggaattgtatcttttctctgataactgtggagggcaaaataaaaatcataccgtAATTCGATTGCTACTTGCACTGACTCAAATGGGGAGATtcaacaaaatcattcattattttccacaacgaggccattcatttcttccctgtgaccgtgactttggtgtagtgaagcgcaaactaaggaagacagacagggtatatgtgccagaacagtacaataccttgatccaccaggcaaacacaaacaacagattttctgtagaatcaattactactgatgatattttgaattttaaatgctggtggccagagtattacaagaaaaccacctgctcaaTAGATACACtggggaagaaagagaaagataagaaaatgttttctccaacacaattcagtgaatttgtttactctaaagatgatcctgGATGTGTAACTGCCAGTGtattcattggtagtgaaatgagcaaacacagattctgtatgaaaaaaaaaacaggtactggacgcatagtaatgcctacacaaaaggcatacaatgggaaaattcccattaatacgaaaaaacttggagacgtatcgaaagtgaggcaatacattccattggaacactcttccttttacgaagagatcctgaactggccatcTTGTGACAAAGAATCTACAGAAGACGTGGCTTCCAACATCCAACAATACACTctgtaa